A genomic window from Aethina tumida isolate Nest 87 chromosome 4, icAetTumi1.1, whole genome shotgun sequence includes:
- the LOC126265241 gene encoding uncharacterized protein LOC126265241 isoform X1 has protein sequence MFHLWFWNLGNENYYEEKMDEDSDIEPMINMVLPESSTHHLSITNVLDYCKSKIINPYLRLLSLMGLRPLIYEQHEPGCCTDVANFLYTSLVVLLMICGYVIQYMACFRRDRGFCQVRQQHQQQQYGELLDARAVNVTYVYEKTCDGSVLFTFITPSVLHLFGYIHAVMVFRGSDDDQLPILMERVFISSANLPNGFLSQKKLVRTLWWFVSVSLIWMLLSMVSVNSMMIAADDIVTFKWLQDCPPYVGTIMKVMLIVCTLWHDIVQASVISNYCLQAHLLTCNLHFLRQKLLQYPIRPLEWMRDIEDFKKMLRHFNQQIAPSVCLFTIVNLSCSIAGLLWLFKFDRIDTETLPVFGTSVSNVILWILISIVPFVQAARLTNACEIIKAVGQEARIRPFVHQDTPAFELDSVLIYASSLKIDARLFYTPIHGKYLCFLVTVSVIMLLVLGQLHYYLL, from the exons ATGTTTCATTTATGGTTTTGGAATTTAGGGAACGAGAATTATTATGAGGAAAAAATGGACGAAGATTCT gACATAGAACCGATGATAAATATGGTGCTTCCCGAAAGTTCAACCCACCATTTAAGCATCACAAACGTCCTCGACTACTGCAAAAGTAAAATCATCAACCCGTATTTAAGGTTGCTAAGCTTAATGGGTCTACGTCCGTTGATCTATGAACAACACGAACCTGGTTGTTGCACGGATGTGGCAAACTTCCTCTACACTTCGCTCGTAGTTTTACTCATGATTTGCGGATATGTGATTCAATATATGGCTTGTTTCAGACGTGACAGAGGCTTTTGTCAGGTTAGACAACAACATCAGCAACAGCAGTATGGAGAATTATTGGACGCAAGGGCCGTCAATGTTACGTACGTTTACGAGAAGACTTGTGATGGTTCGGTTCTTTTTACGTTCATTACTCCAAGTGTTTTGCATCTGTTTGGGTACATACATGCGGTTATGGTTTTTCGTGGTTCCGACGACGATCAGCTACCGATACTAATGGAGAGG GTGTTCATTTCTTCGGCCAATTTACCGAACGGGTTTTTAAGCCAGAAAAAGCTGGTCAGGACGTTGTGGTGGTTCGTGTCTGTCAGTCTGATATGGATGCTTTTATCCATGGTTTCTGTAAACAGTATGATGATTGCTGCCGATGACATCGTCACCTTCAAATGGCTACAAGATtg CCCTCCGTACGTGGGAACGATAATGAAAGTAATGTTGATAGTGTGCACGTTATGGCATGACATCGTCCAAGCGAGCGTCATCTCCAACTACTGCCTCCAAGCCCACCTGCTGACTTGTAACCTGCACTTCCTGCGCCAAAAACTCCTTCAGTATCCCATACGACCGTTGGAATGGATGCGGGACATCGAAGACTTCAAGAAAATGCTGAGACACTTCAACCAGCAGATCGCGCCCAGCGTCTGTCTGTTCACCATCGTGAATCTGTCTTGTTCCATCGCGGGACTCTTGTGGTTGTTCAAGTTCGACCGCATCGACACCGAAACGTTGCCCGTTTTTGGAACGAGCGTCTCGAACGTCATTCTATGGATATTAATCTCCATTGTTCCCTTCGTGCAA GCGGCGAGATTAACGAACGCATGCGAGATAATAAAAGCGGTCGGACAGGAAGCGAGGATTCGTCCGTTCGTTCATCAAGACACTCCTGCATTCGAACTTGATTCGGTGCTGATTTACGCGTCCAGTTTAAAAATCGACGCCCGCCTCTTTTACACACCCATACACGGGAAATATTTGTGTTTCCTTGTGACGGTTTCCGTCATCATGTTGCTGGTACTCGGACAGTTACACTACTATTTACTGTGA
- the LOC126265241 gene encoding uncharacterized protein LOC126265241 isoform X2, whose product MNGNHVAKLDIEPMINMVLPESSTHHLSITNVLDYCKSKIINPYLRLLSLMGLRPLIYEQHEPGCCTDVANFLYTSLVVLLMICGYVIQYMACFRRDRGFCQVRQQHQQQQYGELLDARAVNVTYVYEKTCDGSVLFTFITPSVLHLFGYIHAVMVFRGSDDDQLPILMERVFISSANLPNGFLSQKKLVRTLWWFVSVSLIWMLLSMVSVNSMMIAADDIVTFKWLQDCPPYVGTIMKVMLIVCTLWHDIVQASVISNYCLQAHLLTCNLHFLRQKLLQYPIRPLEWMRDIEDFKKMLRHFNQQIAPSVCLFTIVNLSCSIAGLLWLFKFDRIDTETLPVFGTSVSNVILWILISIVPFVQAARLTNACEIIKAVGQEARIRPFVHQDTPAFELDSVLIYASSLKIDARLFYTPIHGKYLCFLVTVSVIMLLVLGQLHYYLL is encoded by the exons ATGAATGGAAATCATGTCGCAAAATTG gACATAGAACCGATGATAAATATGGTGCTTCCCGAAAGTTCAACCCACCATTTAAGCATCACAAACGTCCTCGACTACTGCAAAAGTAAAATCATCAACCCGTATTTAAGGTTGCTAAGCTTAATGGGTCTACGTCCGTTGATCTATGAACAACACGAACCTGGTTGTTGCACGGATGTGGCAAACTTCCTCTACACTTCGCTCGTAGTTTTACTCATGATTTGCGGATATGTGATTCAATATATGGCTTGTTTCAGACGTGACAGAGGCTTTTGTCAGGTTAGACAACAACATCAGCAACAGCAGTATGGAGAATTATTGGACGCAAGGGCCGTCAATGTTACGTACGTTTACGAGAAGACTTGTGATGGTTCGGTTCTTTTTACGTTCATTACTCCAAGTGTTTTGCATCTGTTTGGGTACATACATGCGGTTATGGTTTTTCGTGGTTCCGACGACGATCAGCTACCGATACTAATGGAGAGG GTGTTCATTTCTTCGGCCAATTTACCGAACGGGTTTTTAAGCCAGAAAAAGCTGGTCAGGACGTTGTGGTGGTTCGTGTCTGTCAGTCTGATATGGATGCTTTTATCCATGGTTTCTGTAAACAGTATGATGATTGCTGCCGATGACATCGTCACCTTCAAATGGCTACAAGATtg CCCTCCGTACGTGGGAACGATAATGAAAGTAATGTTGATAGTGTGCACGTTATGGCATGACATCGTCCAAGCGAGCGTCATCTCCAACTACTGCCTCCAAGCCCACCTGCTGACTTGTAACCTGCACTTCCTGCGCCAAAAACTCCTTCAGTATCCCATACGACCGTTGGAATGGATGCGGGACATCGAAGACTTCAAGAAAATGCTGAGACACTTCAACCAGCAGATCGCGCCCAGCGTCTGTCTGTTCACCATCGTGAATCTGTCTTGTTCCATCGCGGGACTCTTGTGGTTGTTCAAGTTCGACCGCATCGACACCGAAACGTTGCCCGTTTTTGGAACGAGCGTCTCGAACGTCATTCTATGGATATTAATCTCCATTGTTCCCTTCGTGCAA GCGGCGAGATTAACGAACGCATGCGAGATAATAAAAGCGGTCGGACAGGAAGCGAGGATTCGTCCGTTCGTTCATCAAGACACTCCTGCATTCGAACTTGATTCGGTGCTGATTTACGCGTCCAGTTTAAAAATCGACGCCCGCCTCTTTTACACACCCATACACGGGAAATATTTGTGTTTCCTTGTGACGGTTTCCGTCATCATGTTGCTGGTACTCGGACAGTTACACTACTATTTACTGTGA
- the LOC109594151 gene encoding nucleolar protein 10, which produces MQVSDPNNVKIYNLSAGKSLPEWLSEKKRRALIKKNVDVRRRIELIQDFDMPGLSTSIRVSKDGRYVVATGIYKPRVKCFDVDQLSLKFERCFDSEAVTFEILSDDYSKLVFLQCDRYIEFHAAHGRYYRLRIPKFGRDMKYHYPSCDLFVVGASSDIYRLNLERGQFMTPYSSTTASAINKCDINPVHHLLVCGTQEGRVEAWDPRMKEMVASLDCAFSCVNENKELEGFPSVTAVKFNGAMNLAVGTATGQILLYDIRSNKPSFVKDHMYGLPIKHVEFHHQQDLIYSLDSSILKIWDKNDGKLYTSIEASTEFNDLCVVPNSGLFFLANENTKMQTYYVPSLGPAPKWASFLDSLTEELEESNAEIVYDDYKFVTKQELADLGLEHLVGTQMLRAYMHGYFMDVRLYKKAKSVANPFEFEEYRKKKIRETIEKDREHRVQVNKLPKVNKDLALKLINDQSNAKKKAEATSLLNDDRFKKLFENPDFEVDKNADEYRLLNPVLSRLDKNKKKELKKKLAASQEFEPMEEELEGKNSSEESSSEEESEEESSDDEHTWTNEVKKQHKLIQREHRMKERLEAAREEENDAQLKQPKMFEIRQGEEFKGINSLKKKMNKASLGDRLQQSDDSTVKMLGSVGNREMTFSTRKKRDRQMDERNKKHREERKRVIRPTIGIKSRTKPSSSFRGRRK; this is translated from the exons ATGCAAGTATCGGACCCAAATaacgtaaaaatatacaatttaagtgCCGGGAAATCTCTGCCAGAA TGGCTGTCGGAGAAGAAACGGCGAGCGTTGATCAAGAAAAATGTGGATGTACGACGCCGTATCGAGTTGATTCAGGATTTCGATATGCCTGGCCTCAGTACATCGATCAGAGTATCGAAAGATGGTCGATATGTGGTGGCAACAGGGATCTACAAGCCCCGAGTGAAATGTTTTGATGTTGATCAACTGTCGTTGAAATTTGAACGGTGTTTCGATTCGGAGGCAGTTACATTTGAAATTCTCAGCGACGATTACAGTAAA TTAGTCTTTTTACAATGTGATAGATATATTGAATTTCACGCGGCTCATGGAAGATATTACAGATTGAGGATACCGAAGTTCGGTCGTGATATGAAGTATCATTATCCATCTTGTGATTTATTTGTGGTGGGGGCTTCCTCAGATATTTACAGATTGAATTTAGAAAGAGGACAATTTATGACTCCCTACAGCAGCACCACAGCTTCAGCCATAAACAAATGTGATATAAATCCAGTGCATCATTTGTTGGTTTGTGGTACACAAGAAGGTAGAGTTGAAGCTTGGGATCCAAGAATGAAGGAGATGGTTGCATCTCTAGACTGTGCCTTCAGTTGTGTCAATGAAAATAAGga ATTGGAAGGTTTTCCTTCAGTTACTGCTGTCAAGTTTAATGGTGCGATGAATTTGGCTGTGGGTACTGCTACTGGACAAATTTTGTTGTATGACATCAGATCCAATAAACCATCCTTTGTAAAAGACCATATGTATGGACTGCCAATAAAACATGTAGAATTTCACCACCaacaagatttaatttattccttgGACAGTTCCATCTTGAAAATCTGGGATAAAAATGAT GGAAAGCTATACACGTCAATAGAAGCATCAACAGAATTCAATGACTTGTGCGTGGTGCCAAATTCCGGACTGTTTTTCTTGGCGAacgaaaatacaaaaatgcaAACGTACTATGTACCAAGCCTCGGTCCAGCGCCGAAATGGGCCAGTTTCTTGGATTCCCTGACCGAGGAATTGGAAGAATCAAACGCGGAAATCGTCTACGACGACTACAAGTTCGTCACGAAACAAGAACTGGCCGATCTTGGTCTGGAACATCTTGTCGGTACTCAGATGCTTAGGGCGTACATGCATGGTTATTTCATGGACGTCAGATTGTACAAGAAGGCGAAGTCGGTGGCGAATCCGTTCGAATTCGAGGAGTATCGTAAGAAGAAGATCCGAGAGACCATCGAGAAAGACCGGGAACACAGAGTACAAGTCAATAAGCTTCCAAAGGTTAATAAAGATTTGGCTTTGAAGCTCATTAATGATCAGAGCAACGCAAAGAAAAAGGCTGAAGCTACAAGTTTGTTGAACGACGACAGATTTAAGAAGTTGTTCGAGAATCCCGACTTCGAAGTGGACAAGAACGCTGATGAATACAGGTTGTTGAATCCCGTTTTGTCCAGATTGGATAAGAATAAGAAGAAAGAATTGAAAAAGAAGCTGGCTGCGTCGCAAGAATTCGAACCAATGGAG GAGGAACTGGAAGGCAAAAACAGTTCTGAAGAGTCTTCTTCAGAAGAAGAGTCAGAAGAAGAGAGTAGTGATGATGAACACACTTGGACCAATGAAGTTAAGAAACAACACAAACTGATTCAAAGGGAGCACAGAATGAAAGAAAGACTTGAAGCTGCGCGAGAAGAGGAAAACGATGCACAACTTAAACAACCAAAGATGTTCGAAATACGACAAGGCGAAGAATTCAAGGGAATCAACAGtcttaaaaagaaaatgaacaa GGCTAGTTTAGGGGACAGGTTACAGCAAAGTGATGATTCCACAGTTAAGATGTTGGGTTCCGTGGGGAACCGGGAAATGACGTTCTCAACGAGGAAAAAACGTGACAGACAAATGGACGAACGTAATAAAAAGCACAGGGAAGAACGTAAACGCGTGATTCGACCTACAATAGGTATAAAATCGAGGACGAAACCCTCGTCGTCCTTCCGAGgtagaagaaaataa
- the LOC109594199 gene encoding 26S proteasome non-ATPase regulatory subunit 7: protein MPSQEVSTTNVVVVHPLVLLSVVDHFNRMGKIGNQKRVVGVLLGCWRAKGVLDVSNSFAVPFDEDDKDKSVWFLDHDYLENMYGMFKKVNARERVVGWYHTGPKLHQNDIAINELIRRYCPNSVLVIIDAKPKDLGLPTEAYQAVEEVHDDGSPTSKTFEHVPSEIGAEEAEEVGVEHLLRDIKDTTVGTLSQRITNQLLGLKGLHSQLRDIRDYLIQVSEEKLPINHQIIYQLQDIFNLLPDINQENFNKAFYVKNNDQMLVVYLAAMVRSIVALHNLINNKLTNRDAEEGKKEDSNKKDKDNKSDKDKEKEKDKDAKKDEKKK, encoded by the exons ATGCCGAGTCAAGAGGTGTCAACAACGAATGTGGTGGTGGTTCACCCCTTGGTTTTGCTAAGTGTGGTTGATCACTTCAATCGCATGGGCAAAATTGGCAACCAAAAGCGTGTGGTTGGCGTCTTGTTGGGTTGCTGGCGAGCCAAAGGTGTACTCGACGTCTCCAACAGTTTTGCAG TGCCTTTCGACGAGGATGACAAGGATAAATCCGTGTGGTTCTTGGATCATGATTATCTGGAAAACATGTATGGTATGTTCAAAAAGGTGAACGCACGGGAACGAGTAGTAGGCTGGTACCACACCGGTCCCAAACTCCACCAGAACGATATCGCAATCAACGAACTGATTCGCAGATACTGCCCCAACTCGGTATTAGTAATTATTGATGCCAAACCTAAGGATCTCGGTCTCCCAACTGAGGCCTATCAGGCTGTGGAGGAGGTACACGACGACGGCAGTCCAACTTCTAAAACGTTTGAACACGTCCCGAGCGAGATCGGGGCCGAAGAAGCTGAGGAGGTTGGTGTGGAGCACTTATTGAGGGACATCAAGGACACAACGGTTGGCACTCTGTCACAAAGGATTACCAATCAGTTGTTGGGATTGAAAGGACTACATTCACAATTGAGAGACATCAGGGATTACTTAATACAAGTTAGTGAAGAGAAACTGCCTATCAATCATCAAATTATCTATCAATTACAagacattttcaatttgttaccAGACATTAATCAAGAGAACTTTAATAAAGCCTTTTACGTTAAAAACAACGACCAAATGTTGGTCGTTTATTTGGCGGCCATGGTCAGGTCTATTGTTGCCCTACATAACTTGATTAACAACAAGTTGACAAATAGAGATGCAGAGGAGGGCAAAAAGGAAGATAGTAATAAGAAAGACAAAGATAACAAATCAGATAAGGATAAAGAGAAAGAGAAGGATAAAGATGCGAAAAAGGatgagaagaaaaaataa
- the LOC109594150 gene encoding protein artichoke yields the protein MNRRRVLLLLVLIGVATFQACADVAANSGCPPLETILPCRCLLRGEEFQIWCSHSDLPRVLDGLRAVGQHISQPIDELILENNYLPALPGRTFLPLRVMRLMLRYNGLERVSSDWLAGLGDTLMELFIVEPELRTLPDDSLLHMNALEAITVQTDSMKRLPFISRLPKLRYVQIESASLLELAPLNFRDNPRLQKLHVTKSPRLTRLEANVLRDLPNLNLVNISFCGISWIHPRAFGNLPSLKELSLTGNKITDAGMVGRGTRDLPELEVIKLDNNYIDKIGEATFVDLPALKKLYLADNEITELHHGAFHRVPSLRSLDMNRNSLRRVHPESFLQHSGSGLEELWLVDNDISHVAELRSLLDALPRLTFLDMSHNNLEAIPFGALRGHPTLEYLHLDYNKIHLIDREAFMAMPALRELRLKNNSLSDMLQQGPLWNLPALKGLDISGNYFRRMESDFLANLPALRRIDLSSNELTYIDPQFFTLTPELEHVNLSFNSLAALHPATFRHLLNLYELDVSHNRLLEFVPGLPRGIEYLHMSDNQITGLPLQPSPDLDLPSLRLLDLADNRIQRLPKGSLRTMPQLRRLYLSGNLMQELQEFALEGSNRLEFLDLHGNRILEIHPNALKEIVELRELNLSDNRLDILIPEVFKAAPRLKKLDVSKNQLSEILPGTFDQNRELQSVDASHNALVQLSTTFFGLKHLQQLDVTDNRLKHIDPEILSSLTSLRELRASKNFVGELKQGAFNNLQHLRVLHLDNNELEFIEPNAIRSLPLLKSIRLNRNKLKEIPNNAFTNLPLLQIAELQENQLRIMGPNVFNVVPHLLMLNLSHNQFGSIEDAGLRSLRSLEMLDLSKNRINRVAAGNDLERMEWLVELRMDDNNICGVQGSFNGMPRLRVLTMRNNKMMSFPEQAIDKLRGNIAVLDIDGNPLVCSCNMIWLQGWLRESLSSSSSTTNARGPKCVDGSLLREMRLSREQCDDENGRRSNEIVAPGCEAELLSAPGNYGTSQVFSQWMKLTSNTTTRVKNTLAPTPEESEYFYDEYVDYPYNETETNGLGGGRVKQHLSMRTTSTTASPHIVAGDTPTIYAASGQRTNKTRPDIPKEVVNSPSTSGFTFFGVPLPALNFNHLLNGNKGSNGRMEAKKMLPPLQSVQAQRKTAIVNNPMINGRTGMHFTELTKMKPPSPVPVMPPDFPEIQTGGFKPILPGSGGFLPIVNPSLMPPKKNETKLKVESTTLKSLESIIEISTVEPVKSVLMTRKGEDDVQSVQSIQSITAVPSTDFPVEMDNTSQQSKVNQEQLSLENIEILEAATVQEVPKEPAPTEQSLDVKDLETPAPTNEPPKDEPEIITTDNPPTILPATISTTSTTTHKTDTEQTPLQALLVPGGQQPQFRPPAGRSTITKVASPHAASASAPLQSNFEIAQLSEPLKNNREGKNRHTPMAEDLVSENETSWYFANYNKSSTSEPYNAQIQMDVAQYSCVETVKVAWPMKFLLIWLTIFVQFRL from the exons ATGAACCGTCGACGAGTGCTGCTGTTGCTCGTTCTCATCGGCGTCGCAACGTTTCAAGCGTGCGCCGACGTCGCCGCAAACTCCGGATGTCCCCCTTTGGAAACAATACTTCCTTGTAGATGTTTGTTGCGAGGAGAAGAATTCCAAATATG GTGTTCGCACAGCGACCTGCCCCGGGTCCTAGACGGCCTGAGAGCCGTGGGCCAACACATATCGCAACCGATCGACGAGCTGATTCTGGAAAATAACTATCTTCCCGCCCTTCCCGGCAGGACGTTCTTGCCGCTCAGAGTGATGCGCTTGATGCTACGCTACAACGGTCTGGAGAGGGTTTCGAGCGATTGGCTGGCCGGTTTAGGAGACACCCTCATGGAGCTGTTCATAGTGGAACCAGAATTGCGCACCCTCCCGGACGATTCGTTACTCCATATGAACGCTTTGGAGGCCATCACCGTGCAAACCGACTCGATGAAGAGGCTCCCTTTCATCTCGCGATTACCGAAACTCAGATATGTGCAAATCGAATCTGCGTCTTTATTAGAATTGGCACCGCTCAACTTCAGAGATAATCCGCGATTACAAAAACTGCACGTGACCAAGAGTCCGAGACTGACGAGACTTGAAGCGAACGTTTTGAGGGATTTGCCCAATTTGAATCTGGTCAACATATCTTTCTGCGGCATCAGTTGGATTCATCCGAGAGCTTTCGGTAATTTGCCGTCGTTAAAAGAGTTATCGTTGACGGGCAACAAGATTACGGACGCGGGAATGGTGGGAAGAGGTACACGCGATTTACCGGAACTGGAAGTGATCAAATTGGACAACAACTACATCGACAAAATTGGGGAGGCCACGTTTGTTGATTTACCGGCCTTGAAAAAACTTTACTTGGCGGATAACGAAATAACGGAGCTTCACCACGGCGCTTTTCACAGAGTTCCTTCGTTACGCAGTCTAGATATGAACAGGAACAGTCTGCGAAGAGTGCATCCCGAAAGTTTTCTTCAGCATTCGGGTAGCGGTTTGGAAGAACTGTGGCTGGTGGACAACGACATCAGTCATGTGGCCGAACTGCGATCACTTTTGGATGCGTTGCCAAGGCTCACATTCCTAGACATGAGTCACAACAACTTGGAAGCAATACCGTTCGGTGCCTTAAGGGGTCATCCGACTTTGGAATATCTGCATTTAGATTACAACAAGATTCATCTGATCGACAGAGAAGCCTTCATGGCAATGCCGGCTCTAAGAGAGCTCAGATTAAAGAACAACTCCCTCTCGGACATGTTGCAGCAGGGTCCTCTGTGGAATCTGCCGGCACTAAAAGGTTTGGATATATCCGGGAATTACTTTAGAAGAATGGAATCAGATTTTTTGGCTAATTTACCGGCGTTAAGACGTATAGATCTAAGCTCCAACGAGCTAACGTACATCGATCCGCAGTTTTTCACTTTAACTCCCGAACTAGAACACGTAAATCTTTCGTTTAATTCTTTGGCAGCTCTACATCCTGCAACCTTCAGACATCTGTTGAATTTGTATGAACTGGACGTAAGTCACAACAGATTGCTAGAGTTCGTTCCAGGTTTGCCACGTGGAATAGAATATTTGCACATGTCGGACAATCAAATTACCGGTTTACCTTTGCAACCTTCTCCCGATTTGGATTTGCCGTCTTTAAGACTGCTGGATTTAGCAGACAACAGGATACAAAGGTTACCGAAAGGTTCACTGCGAACAATGCCGCAGCTTAGGAGGTTGTATTTGTCAGGGAATTTGATGCAAGAACTACAAGAGTTCGCGTTGGAAGGCTCCAACAGACTCGAATTTTTGGATTTACATGGCAATCGCATTCTAGAGATACATCCCAACGCCCTGAAGGAAATTGTGGAGTTACGGGAGTTGAATTTAAGCGACAATCGTTTGGACATCCTGATTCCAGAGGTCTTTAAAGCAGCACCGAGATTAAAGAAGTTGGACGTGAGCAAAAATCAACTGTCGGAAATCTTGCCGGGCACCTTTGACCAGAATCGCGAGTTGCAATCCGTCGACGCCTCCCACAATGCCTTGGTTCAACTTTCCACCACGTTTTTTGGTCTGAAACACCTTCAACAGTTGGACGTCACCGACAACAGGTTGAAACACATCGACCCGGAAATACTTAGCAGTTTGACGTCGTTACGTGAACTCAGAGCATCTAAAAACTTCGTTGGCGAACTGAAACAGGGCGCCTTCAACAATCTACAACATCTCAGAGTTCTTCATTTAGACAACAACGAGTTGGAGTTTATCGAGCCTAACGCAATTAGGAGCCTCCCTCTTTTAAAATCGATTCGGCTGAATCGTAACAAGTTGAAAGAAATACCGAACAATGCATTCACCAATTTGCCTCTTTTACAAATTGCCGAGCTACAAGAGAATCAGTTACGAATTATGGGCCCGAATGTGTTCAACGTAGTTCCTCATTTGCTAATGCTCAATCTGAGTCATAACCAATTCGGATCGATCGAAGATGCCGGTCTCAGGAGTCTCAGATCTTTGGAAATGTTAGATTTAAGCAAAAACAGGATTAACAGAGTCGCTGCCGGCAACGATTTAGAGAGAATGGAGTGGTTGGTCGAATTAAGGATGGACGACAACAACATTTGTGGAGTTCAAGGCTCGTTCAACGGGATGCCGAGGTTGAGAGTGCTGACCATGAGAAACAACAAAATGATGAGCTTTCCTGAGCAAGCCATCGATAAACTTAGAGGGAACATTGCTGTTTTAGATATCGACG gcAATCCTTTGGTATGTTCTTGCAACATGATTTGGTTGCAAGGGTGGCTCCGAGAATCGTTGTCATCGTCGTCGTCAACAACGAATGCTAGAGGACCAAAATGTGTGGACGGTTCGCTTTTAAGAGAGATGCGACTTTCTAGAGAACAATGTGACGATGAAAATGGAAGAAGAAGTAATGAAATTGTGGCTCCCGGATGTGAGGCAGAATTGCTTTCTGCTCCAGGAAACTATGGAACGTCACAAGTGTTTTCTCAATGGATGAAATTAACATCGAACACTACTACGAGAGTGAAAAACACCCTGGCACCAACTCCCGAAGAATCTGAATACTTTTACGATGAATACGTTGATTATCCTTATAATGAGACCGAAACTAATGGATTAGGCGGTGGCAGGGTTAAGCAACATTTGTCCATGAGAACAACTTCAACTACAGCCTCTCCTCACATAGTCGCTG GTGACACACCCACCATTTACGCAGCTTCGGGTCAACGAACGAACAAAACGAGGCCAGACATACCAAAGGAAGTGGTGAATTCACCGAGCACAAGCGGTTTTACATTTTTCGGTGTTCCTTTGCCAGCGCTTAATTTCAACCACCTTTTAAATGGGAACAAAGGTAGCAATGGCAGAATGGAGGCCAAGAAAATGTTGCCACCACTACAATCTGTACAGGCACAAAGGAAAACGGCGATTGTAAACAACCCTATGATTAATGGAAGAACTGGTATGCACTTTACCGAATTGACCAAGATGAAACCTCCATCACCAGTTCCAGTTATGCCTCCAGATTTTCCCGAAATTCAAACTGGGGGTTTCAAACCTATTTTACCAGGTTCTGGTGGTTTCTTGCCTATCGTTAACCCGAGTTTGATGCCACCGAAGAAAAACGAAACTAAATTGAAAGTGGAGTCGACAACCTTAAAAAGTTTAGAGTCGATTATTGAAATCTCTACGGTTGAACCTGTAAAATCTGTACTCATGACTAGAAAAGGAGAAGACGACGTTCAATCAGTGCAATCTATACAATCAATTACGGCAGTTCCATCGACCGATTTTCCAGTGGAAATGGACAATACATCACAGCAAAGCAAGGTGAACCAAGAACAACTTAGCCTTGAAAACATCGAGATTCTGGAAGCTGCTACAGTTCAAGAAGTACCGAAGGAACCTGCTCCAACCGAGCAATCACTAGATGTAAAAGACCTAGAAACACCCGCTCCAACAAACGAACCCCCGAAAGATGAACCCGAAATCATTACAACTGATAACCCTCCAACAATTTTACCCGCTACAATATCCACTACAAGCACCACCACACACAAAACAGATACAGAACAGACCCCTCTGCAAGCGCTTTTAGTCCCGGGCGGACAACAACCCCAGTTCAGACCGCCGGCAGGGAGGTCCACCATCACGAAAGTGGCTTCGCCTCACGCAGCTTCAGCTTCGGCACCACTCCAATCGAACTTTGAAATCGCTCAGTTATCTGAGCCTTTAAAAAACAACAGGGAAGGGAAGAACAGGCATACACCGATGGCGGAAGATCTGGTGTCTGAGAACGAAACCAGTTGGTACTTTGCCAATTATAACAAAAGTTCAACGTCGGAACCCTATAATGCACAGATACAGATGGATGTCGCTCAATATAGTTGTGTGGAAACTGTGAAAGTGGCGTGGCCAAtgaagtttcttttgatttggttgacaatttttgtacaatttagacTTTAA